The nucleotide sequence AGTGAGCTTTGACTCCatactttaatatttttatcGCTTAAGTCAAGATGTATACGACTCAGATTTTTCTCATCTCCAATTTTTGATTTggcattttataataataataataataataataataataatattggtGTGTAGGTAGTTCAAAGTATAACAAAATTTTCTCCTTGTTTATGGTCATTGATCCATTGGCTTCAAAACTTCGAACTGCTCTCCACATTTGGTCACTCcataaataacccatcaattgggacctcttctacttcttctcctttctctAGTTTTTTTTTAGCTTTTCCTTCCCTCAAATAGCTGACCTTCACACACAAGTAACTGCCTCTAACATCTCCTCCCATGTCTAACTCCTAAAAGGCACAGTACCATCCCCAATCTCACCACCATAGCAGAGCAAagatggaggtggagaagatCGTGGCTCTTGCCATTCTCATCGCGTTAGCTTCCGGCGGAGTCTCCGGCGATCCCGACTACCACGACGCGCTGTCCAAGTCGCTTCTCTTCTTCCAGGGCCAGCGGTCCGGTAAGCTCCCACCGGACCAGTCCTTGACTTGGCGAGCAAACTCCGGCCTCACCGACGGCTCTGCAGAAAACGTAGGATTTGGCCTTCACCAGTCACCACGGCACTGCACGGATGTCGTCATACTTATCACCTCCTCGTTTCAGTGaattaacctctctctctctctatatatatatatatatttttttttttttttctcaggtGGACTTGACAGGGGGCTACTATGACGCCGGAGACAACGTCAAGTTTGGCCTCCCCATGGCCTTCACCACCACCATGCTTGCATGGAGCGTGCTGGAATTTGGGAGGTGGATGCCCAAGGAACTAAATCGTGCTCGAGAAGCAGTCCGCTGGGGCACCGACTACCTCCTCAAGGCCTCCGCCCCCCTTCCTTCCGCTCTCTACGTTCAAGTCTGCACCTCCAACCTGTCACGCATCTTAAACTCGTTCTGTACCACCAGACTCAATCCGGCGCAATGAATCCATGGCAGGTCGGTGACCCAAAAGCCGACCATGACTGCTGGGAGCGGCCGGAGGACATGAGCACCCCGCGGTCGGTGTTCAAGGTGACTCCTTCCACCCCTGGCTCCGAAGTTGCAGCCGAGACAGCAGCGGCGCTAGCGGCCGCCTCCCTCGTCTTCAAGCACGTCGACGTGGGGTACTCGAAGAAGCTGCTACAGACTGCGAAGAAGGCCTTCGCGTTCGCTGATCAGTACCGAGGAAACTACAGCGACTCCCTCTCGTCCGTCGTCTGCCCCTTCTACTGCTCCTACTCTGGGTTTCAAGTAAGCTTTTACTTCTCATCAGATTTAGGTGGAAGAGACACTGATGGAATAGTAAATGTTTAGGATGAGCTTCTCTGGGGAGCTGCATGGCTGTACAAGGCCACCCGCAACTCTTCCTACCTGAGATTCGCTCAGTCTCTCGGCATCAACTACAATTCAGAGACGTTCAGCTGGGACAGCAAGATTCCTGGTGCAGCAGTGCTTCTTGCTCGAGTACATCACTCATCTGCTAAACCTTTTGAGCTTTGTCAAGATAGGAAAACAATAGTAGCAGAGATTTctttgttgataataaagaaatagaaagagaataaaatatatattatcattatcCATTACAATTTATTGATTCATTAGCTCTCAGGAATAAAGAACTCAATTTATTAATTCATTATCTATTACAATCTTTTTTTAGTAAACCCaaatataagaattaaaaaaattataaaaataaataaacatgatcgtatcaaataaaaaatatgataaatcatttcgaaaaagataataattctgaaaaaataatattaatatttttgataaattatcatatttatagagatgaaTATTCAATCATGATTTTCAATCtgctttttttattataaaatgacAACTTATTACATATGAAAAATATATCTGAACTaatcagattttttttaaaataaaatataaattaaactcTGCAGGAATCCGTGGTGGACGAGAACGAAGCAGCGTCGGGGTTCCGCGAGCAAGCAGAGAGGTTCGTGTGCAATGTGCTACCGAAATCCCCGTCGGTGATTGTCAACTACACACCGGGCGGGCTTCTGTACATGTTGAACGGAAGCAACATGCAGTACGTGACATCCACCACCTTCTTGCTTTCCACCTACGCCAAGTACCTCAAGACCTCCAGCCAAACCATGAAGTGCGGTGATGCGGTCGTCACCTCTTTGAGACTAAGGAAACTGGTGAAGAGACAGGTATCGAGTGCACGCCTTGAGCTGATGAACGTACTCCACGCCTGAGGAGCTGA is from Musa acuminata AAA Group cultivar baxijiao chromosome BXJ3-8, Cavendish_Baxijiao_AAA, whole genome shotgun sequence and encodes:
- the LOC103994236 gene encoding endoglucanase 3-like — protein: MAFTTTMLAWSVLEFGRWMPKELNRAREAVRWGTDYLLKASAPLPSALYVQVGDPKADHDCWERPEDMSTPRSVFKVTPSTPGSEVAAETAAALAAASLVFKHVDVGYSKKLLQTAKKAFAFADQYRGNYSDSLSSVVCPFYCSYSGFQDELLWGAAWLYKATRNSSYLRFAQSLGINYNSETFSWDSKIPGAAVLLARESVVDENEAASGFREQAERFVCNVLPKSPSVIVNYTPGGLLYMLNGSNMQYVTSTTFLLSTYAKYLKTSSQTMKCGDAVVTSLRLRKLVKRQVDYILGDNPSRMSYMVGYGDEFPQRIHHRGSSIPSFRLNAEAIGCDEGFQFYYDDKPNPNELTGAVVGGPDENDKFADDREDYSQSEPTTYINAPLVGTLSYLAASFRP